The following are from one region of the Isoalcanivorax indicus genome:
- a CDS encoding MacB family efflux pump subunit — MSTPLIRLREVRKRYVTGDVAVDVLRGISLDIHAGEFVAIMGASGSGKSTLMHILGCLDQPSDGEYLFNGENVATLNDDQLAWLRREAFGFVFQSYHLIAAGSATENVEVPAVYAGTPRAERRARAQALLSRLGLDERMDHRPNQLSGGQQQRVSIARALMNGGHIILADEPTGALDSHSGAEVMALLGELAREGHTVILITHDATVAAHADRVIELADGEIVRDSGSTPVRHQPRAVPVPGAQGTVAPVSVIPEALEACSMALRSLRANLFRTLLTLLGVVIGVGSVVAMLAIGEGARTSVMERISAMGTNLLVVRPGFEGFGRRSVDGDIATLTPEDAIAVAALPNIIAAVPENTSRATARAAGRDTTTQVNATTAAYPLLRNWQPERGVFLSDEDQHRYAAVAVIGQTVARTLFAQSDPLGEFLLLNNVPFQIIGVMSEQGATAWGDDADDIVFVPLSTGSLRLSGQRHLRSITVAVDDVSQMDATEAMVADLLRERHGVEDFRIRNMAAIVETASATQNTLTILLGSIAAISLLVGGIGVMNIMLVSVTERTREIGIRMATGARTRNILQQFLVEAVVVSAMGGVVGVLAGVGVGALIGALAMPVQFSVPIMVLAFACAAGTGLVFGFAPALKAARLNPVVALSSE; from the coding sequence TTGAGCACGCCGCTGATCCGCCTGCGTGAGGTGCGCAAACGCTACGTCACCGGTGATGTGGCGGTGGATGTGCTGCGTGGTATTTCGCTGGATATCCATGCCGGGGAATTCGTGGCGATCATGGGTGCCTCGGGGTCAGGCAAGTCCACACTGATGCATATTCTCGGTTGCCTCGATCAGCCGAGTGATGGCGAATACCTGTTCAATGGCGAAAACGTGGCCACGCTGAATGATGACCAGCTGGCCTGGCTGCGCCGGGAAGCCTTCGGCTTCGTATTCCAGAGCTACCATCTGATTGCGGCGGGCTCCGCCACGGAAAATGTCGAGGTGCCTGCGGTGTATGCGGGCACGCCGCGTGCCGAACGCCGCGCCCGGGCCCAGGCGCTGCTGTCACGGCTGGGGCTGGACGAGCGGATGGATCATCGCCCGAACCAGTTGTCCGGGGGGCAGCAACAGCGCGTGTCGATTGCCCGTGCCCTGATGAATGGCGGGCATATCATTCTGGCGGACGAGCCTACCGGGGCGCTGGACAGCCACAGTGGTGCCGAAGTGATGGCCCTCTTGGGTGAGTTGGCCCGGGAAGGGCACACCGTGATTCTGATTACCCACGACGCCACTGTGGCGGCCCATGCGGATCGGGTCATCGAGCTGGCCGACGGTGAAATCGTGCGCGACAGCGGCAGTACCCCGGTGCGGCATCAGCCGCGAGCCGTGCCGGTGCCAGGCGCACAGGGCACCGTGGCGCCAGTATCCGTGATTCCCGAAGCGCTGGAGGCGTGCAGCATGGCGCTGCGATCCTTGCGCGCGAATCTGTTTCGTACCTTGCTGACGCTGCTCGGTGTGGTGATCGGTGTCGGATCGGTGGTGGCCATGCTGGCCATCGGTGAGGGGGCACGCACCTCGGTGATGGAGCGGATCAGCGCCATGGGCACCAACCTGCTGGTGGTGCGGCCGGGCTTCGAGGGTTTCGGTCGTCGCAGTGTCGACGGTGACATCGCCACCCTGACACCGGAAGACGCCATTGCGGTGGCGGCCCTGCCAAACATCATTGCTGCGGTGCCGGAAAATACCAGCCGCGCCACCGCCCGGGCGGCGGGCCGCGACACCACCACGCAGGTCAACGCCACCACGGCGGCGTATCCCTTGTTGCGCAACTGGCAGCCTGAACGTGGTGTCTTTCTGAGTGATGAAGACCAGCATCGTTATGCGGCCGTGGCGGTGATCGGGCAGACGGTGGCGCGCACCCTGTTTGCGCAGAGTGATCCGCTGGGTGAATTCCTGTTGCTGAATAATGTGCCGTTCCAGATTATTGGCGTGATGAGTGAGCAGGGCGCCACGGCCTGGGGCGACGACGCGGACGACATCGTTTTTGTGCCCCTGTCCACGGGCAGCTTGCGTTTGTCTGGTCAACGGCACCTGCGCTCGATCACCGTGGCGGTGGACGATGTCAGCCAGATGGATGCGACCGAAGCAATGGTGGCGGACCTGCTGCGGGAACGGCATGGCGTTGAGGATTTCCGCATCCGTAATATGGCGGCGATTGTCGAAACGGCCTCTGCCACGCAAAACACCCTGACTATCCTGCTTGGTTCCATTGCCGCGATTTCGCTGCTGGTGGGGGGCATTGGCGTGATGAACATCATGCTGGTCAGCGTCACTGAGCGTACGCGAGAGATCGGTATTCGCATGGCCACGGGTGCACGCACGCGCAATATTCTGCAGCAGTTCCTGGTGGAGGCGGTGGTGGTCTCGGCCATGGGCGGCGTGGTGGGTGTGCTGGCCGGTGTGGGGGTCGGCGCACTGATCGGCGCGCTGGCCATGCCGGTGCAGTTCTCGGTGCCGATCATGGTGCTGGCGTTCGCCTGTGCGGCGGGCACCGGGCTGGTGTTCGGTTTTGCTCCGGCGTTGAAAGCCGCGCGGCTGAACCCCGTTGTAGCGTTGAGTAGCGAATGA
- a CDS encoding efflux RND transporter periplasmic adaptor subunit, with translation MVARIPMVHRLSPRGRRLVYWLVPLLLLAAWFGWQAFRQPVQAEVPTAEATRGDIEYVVTALGNLQPRHYVDVGAQVSGQLVRLHVDVGDQVSEGDLLAEIDADVQQARVEAGRAQLVALQAQLAERQAQLALARQQFQRQERLLADDATSEDAFQIARATVLTTEAQIRALQAQIEQNRSSLRAEEATLGFTRIFAPMDGVVVSMEARQGQTLNANQVAPILMRIADLSTMTVWTEVSEADVSRLRAGMPAYFSPLGMPGTRWEGQLRQILPTPEILNNVVLYTALFDVDNDDGRLMTQMTAQVFFVLDEARDVVRVPVSAVQPLRGGKGLVTVITGNGQREQREVETGVSDRITMEIRSGLQEGETVLVNAAPGGRASAGNRPQQQRMPRGLF, from the coding sequence GTGGTTGCACGCATTCCCATGGTCCATCGTTTATCGCCCCGCGGGCGCCGGCTGGTTTACTGGCTGGTGCCTTTGCTGTTGTTGGCCGCTTGGTTTGGCTGGCAGGCATTTCGCCAGCCGGTGCAGGCCGAAGTGCCAACAGCCGAAGCCACGCGCGGGGATATCGAGTATGTGGTGACGGCGCTGGGCAACCTCCAGCCGCGCCACTATGTGGATGTGGGCGCCCAGGTATCGGGCCAACTGGTACGTTTGCATGTGGACGTGGGGGATCAGGTCAGCGAAGGCGATCTGCTGGCCGAGATTGATGCGGACGTGCAGCAGGCGCGGGTGGAAGCCGGTCGTGCGCAGCTGGTGGCGTTGCAGGCGCAGTTGGCCGAACGGCAGGCGCAACTGGCCCTGGCACGGCAGCAGTTCCAGCGTCAGGAGCGCTTGCTGGCCGATGACGCCACCAGTGAGGATGCCTTCCAGATTGCGCGGGCCACGGTGCTGACCACCGAAGCGCAGATTCGCGCCTTGCAGGCACAGATCGAGCAGAACCGTTCCTCCCTGCGGGCCGAGGAAGCGACGCTCGGCTTCACCCGTATTTTTGCGCCCATGGACGGGGTGGTGGTGTCCATGGAGGCGCGCCAGGGGCAGACCCTGAACGCCAATCAGGTGGCGCCGATTCTGATGCGCATTGCCGACCTGTCCACCATGACGGTATGGACCGAAGTTTCTGAAGCGGATGTCAGCCGCCTGCGCGCGGGCATGCCCGCCTACTTTTCGCCCCTGGGTATGCCCGGCACGCGCTGGGAAGGCCAGCTGCGGCAAATCCTGCCGACCCCGGAAATTCTCAATAACGTAGTGCTCTACACGGCGCTGTTCGACGTGGATAACGACGATGGTCGCCTGATGACGCAGATGACGGCCCAGGTGTTCTTCGTGCTGGATGAAGCGCGCGATGTGGTGCGGGTGCCGGTGTCCGCCGTGCAGCCGCTGCGTGGTGGCAAGGGGCTGGTAACGGTCATCACCGGCAACGGTCAGCGTGAGCAGCGCGAGGTCGAGACCGGGGTGAGTGATCGCATCACCATGGAAATCCGCAGCGGTCTGCAAGAGGGTGAGACCGTGCTGGTGAATGCGGCCCCCGGTGGGCGCGCCAGTGCCGGTAACCGCCCGCAGCAGCAGCGTATGCCACGAGGGCTGTTTTGA
- a CDS encoding thiol-disulfide oxidoreductase DCC family protein, whose protein sequence is MDTLYYDGRCPLCRREMAWLARLKRESLHLVDIHGLGDATPLPRRDMLEVLHLRTSDGLWVTGVDATVRAWRHTPIGLLWQWLAWGPVRPLATRVYRRWAAQRYARLYGCRTP, encoded by the coding sequence ATGGATACGCTCTACTACGATGGTCGATGCCCCCTGTGCCGCCGGGAAATGGCATGGCTGGCGAGACTGAAACGCGAATCCCTGCATCTGGTCGACATCCACGGGCTCGGGGATGCGACACCGTTGCCCAGGCGTGACATGCTCGAAGTGCTGCATCTGCGCACGTCGGACGGGCTTTGGGTGACAGGCGTCGACGCCACGGTGCGCGCCTGGCGGCATACGCCCATCGGGCTGCTGTGGCAGTGGCTGGCCTGGGGTCCGGTGCGACCACTGGCCACGCGCGTCTATCGCCGCTGGGCGGCGCAGCGCTATGCGCGGCTGTACGGCTGCCGCACTCCATAA
- a CDS encoding trimeric intracellular cation channel family protein, translating into MPLLLWLDLFGTIVFAVSGALAAGRKQMDLFGVMVLAFVTAIGGGTVRDLVLGATPVLWIAKPMYIWLALAAGFATVALARHVRVPRHVLPLADALGLATFCVIGTERALLLGFGPGVAIVMGVMTAVVGGMIRDILCGEVPLILRKEIYATAALLGAAVTAGCVMIDMPLLGTWAGFSAALALRLAALYRNLSLPLFTLSDRR; encoded by the coding sequence ATGCCCCTGCTGCTGTGGCTCGACCTGTTCGGCACCATCGTATTTGCGGTTTCCGGGGCCCTGGCCGCCGGGCGCAAGCAAATGGACCTGTTCGGGGTCATGGTGCTGGCCTTCGTGACCGCCATTGGCGGTGGCACCGTGCGTGATCTGGTGCTCGGGGCTACGCCGGTGCTGTGGATCGCCAAGCCGATGTATATCTGGCTGGCCCTGGCCGCTGGCTTTGCCACGGTAGCCCTGGCCCGACACGTCCGCGTGCCCCGCCATGTCTTGCCATTGGCCGATGCCCTGGGCCTGGCCACCTTCTGCGTGATCGGCACCGAACGCGCCCTGCTGCTGGGCTTCGGCCCCGGCGTGGCGATCGTGATGGGGGTGATGACCGCCGTGGTCGGCGGCATGATTCGCGACATCCTTTGTGGCGAGGTGCCGTTGATCCTGCGCAAGGAAATCTATGCCACCGCCGCCCTGCTGGGCGCGGCGGTGACGGCAGGGTGTGTCATGATCGACATGCCCTTGCTGGGCACCTGGGCGGGGTTCAGCGCCGCCCTGGCCTTGCGGCTGGCGGCGCTGTATCGCAACCTTTCATTGCCGCTGTTCACCTTGAGCGACCGGCGTTAG
- a CDS encoding long-chain-acyl-CoA synthetase, with translation MHNTDVITLPRLVARLPRVLANLPGLIKGARMSKITDTRTPVGLARGFQLAVNNNPEGVALMFEDQRFSYRELNAWANRVAHALAARGLRKGDTVAVAIENRPELIATVLGCAKQGICVALLNTSQREKVLIHSINLVEPKAIIVGEEMHQAVEAVRSELSLERGGFLFWADRNTREEAGVAPPGYVNLAEALRDMSDHDPDAVNRIVLRDPLFYIYTSGTTGMPKAVIFNNGRWWKAYGGLGHAAVGLSKDDRMYCTLPLYHATGMVACWSAIICASAALVLARRFSTSRFWDDVRRYECTSFGYVGELCRYLHDAPRRPGDANNPVRIIVGNGLRPGIWRAFKDRFGIERVVEIYGSSEGNVAFANIFGFDNTVGFSTVSYAIVEYDKDADKPVRGADGFMKKVKKGEAGLMIGEITAKTPFDGYTDQDKTEKSIFRDVFRKGDAWFNSGDMMRDIGYRHAQFVDRLGDTFRWKGENVSTTEVEQIIDQYPDVQESVVYGVEIPDTNGRAGMARLCLKVSLAAFDFEAFVNHLYRYLPIYAVPVFLRISYDAVETTGTFKYQKNRLKEEGYDLSRQDNPLYVLLPGQIDYQPLTAELAAEINGGEHRF, from the coding sequence GTGCACAATACGGATGTGATTACGTTACCGCGTCTGGTCGCCAGACTGCCCAGAGTGCTCGCCAATCTTCCGGGCCTGATCAAGGGCGCCCGCATGTCGAAAATCACCGATACCCGCACACCGGTGGGTCTGGCGCGGGGATTTCAGCTGGCGGTAAACAATAACCCTGAAGGTGTGGCGCTGATGTTCGAGGATCAGCGCTTCAGCTATCGCGAGCTTAATGCCTGGGCCAACCGGGTGGCGCATGCGCTGGCCGCACGCGGGTTGCGCAAGGGTGACACCGTGGCGGTGGCCATCGAGAATCGCCCGGAGCTGATCGCGACGGTCCTGGGCTGCGCCAAGCAGGGCATCTGCGTGGCGCTGCTCAATACGTCGCAACGTGAAAAAGTGCTGATCCACAGCATCAACCTGGTGGAACCGAAAGCCATCATTGTGGGCGAGGAGATGCATCAGGCCGTTGAAGCGGTGCGTTCCGAACTCAGCCTGGAGCGCGGTGGTTTTCTGTTCTGGGCGGATCGCAATACGCGCGAGGAGGCCGGTGTTGCCCCTCCAGGCTATGTGAACCTTGCGGAAGCACTGCGTGACATGTCCGATCATGACCCCGACGCCGTGAACCGTATCGTGCTTCGGGATCCGCTGTTCTATATCTATACGTCGGGCACCACCGGCATGCCGAAAGCCGTGATTTTCAACAACGGGCGCTGGTGGAAAGCGTACGGGGGGCTGGGGCATGCTGCGGTGGGCCTGAGCAAGGACGATCGCATGTACTGCACGTTGCCGCTTTATCACGCTACCGGGATGGTGGCCTGCTGGAGCGCGATCATCTGCGCTTCGGCGGCGCTGGTGCTGGCGCGGCGTTTTTCCACCAGCCGGTTCTGGGATGACGTGCGTCGTTATGAATGCACGTCATTCGGTTATGTAGGCGAGCTGTGCCGGTATCTGCACGATGCGCCCCGTCGCCCGGGGGATGCGAACAACCCGGTGCGGATTATTGTCGGTAACGGTTTGCGGCCCGGCATCTGGCGGGCCTTCAAGGACCGTTTCGGTATCGAGCGGGTGGTCGAGATCTATGGCTCTTCCGAGGGCAATGTTGCTTTCGCCAATATCTTCGGTTTCGACAACACGGTCGGTTTTTCCACCGTCTCCTACGCCATCGTCGAGTACGACAAGGATGCCGACAAGCCCGTGCGTGGGGCCGATGGATTCATGAAAAAAGTAAAAAAAGGCGAAGCCGGTTTGATGATCGGTGAAATTACCGCCAAGACGCCCTTCGACGGCTACACCGATCAGGACAAGACCGAGAAATCCATTTTTCGTGATGTTTTCCGCAAGGGCGATGCCTGGTTCAACAGCGGCGACATGATGCGCGATATCGGTTATCGCCATGCGCAGTTTGTGGACCGGCTGGGGGACACCTTTCGCTGGAAAGGGGAAAACGTTTCCACTACCGAAGTGGAGCAGATCATCGATCAGTACCCGGATGTGCAGGAGTCGGTGGTGTATGGCGTGGAGATTCCGGACACCAACGGCCGTGCCGGTATGGCGCGGCTATGTCTGAAGGTATCGCTGGCGGCGTTTGATTTCGAGGCCTTTGTTAACCATCTCTACCGTTATCTGCCGATCTACGCCGTACCGGTTTTCCTGCGTATCAGTTATGACGCCGTGGAGACCACCGGCACTTTCAAATACCAGAAAAACCGTCTCAAGGAAGAAGGCTATGATCTGTCCCGGCAGGATAATCCGCTCTATGTATTACTGCCGGGGCAGATCGATTACCAGCCCCTGACCGCCGAGCTTGCGGCGGAGATCAATGGTGGCGAGCATCGCTTCTGA
- a CDS encoding 5-(carboxyamino)imidazole ribonucleotide synthase, translating to MRHVLVIGEGQLGMMLAEAGVRLGVVVDRLHPEEGDIIAGGSDLRQTLDADAVLARYDVITSEREHFPQTPLVQALISDNKFPNADTYALLPDRAQQKTMLDELAIATAPWGLWHGDAATAMADFGDRARLKSRRGGYDGKGQWALNKGGDLPPADSAIIESHIDFSRELSLVGARNANGEKVFLPLVENRHRDGILRLTLAPVAEMGACVADLQAEAEDWLGRIMDHLGYVGVMAMELFDTDRGLLVNELAPRVHNSGHWSQDAASACQFELHLRALCNLPLAAPQLHGCAAMINIIGEAWDPEWLHISDLHLHWYAKSPVRPGRKMGHFNLFTRDAASLHARLHELTTQLPWLAQDL from the coding sequence ATGCGTCATGTACTGGTGATCGGTGAAGGGCAACTGGGCATGATGCTGGCCGAGGCCGGCGTGCGCCTGGGGGTGGTGGTCGACCGGCTGCACCCGGAAGAAGGCGACATCATTGCCGGCGGCTCTGACCTGCGTCAGACCCTGGACGCCGACGCCGTGCTGGCGCGTTACGACGTGATCACGTCCGAGCGGGAACATTTTCCGCAAACGCCGCTGGTGCAGGCCCTGATCAGCGATAACAAGTTCCCCAACGCCGACACCTATGCCTTGCTGCCGGACCGCGCGCAGCAGAAAACCATGCTGGATGAACTGGCCATCGCTACCGCGCCCTGGGGCCTGTGGCATGGTGACGCCGCGACGGCCATGGCGGATTTCGGTGACCGCGCCCGGCTCAAATCCCGCCGGGGCGGATACGACGGCAAGGGCCAGTGGGCGTTGAACAAGGGCGGCGATCTGCCCCCCGCCGACAGCGCCATCATCGAATCGCACATTGATTTCAGTCGCGAACTGTCGCTGGTCGGCGCGCGTAACGCCAACGGCGAAAAAGTATTCCTGCCGCTGGTGGAAAATCGTCATCGCGATGGCATTCTGCGTCTGACCCTGGCACCCGTGGCCGAGATGGGCGCCTGCGTGGCCGATCTGCAAGCCGAAGCGGAAGACTGGCTGGGCCGCATCATGGATCATCTGGGTTATGTCGGCGTGATGGCCATGGAACTGTTCGATACCGACAGAGGCCTGCTGGTCAACGAACTGGCGCCGCGCGTGCACAATTCCGGCCACTGGAGCCAGGACGCGGCCAGTGCCTGCCAGTTCGAATTGCACCTGCGCGCGTTGTGCAATCTGCCGCTGGCCGCCCCGCAACTGCACGGGTGCGCTGCCATGATCAACATCATTGGTGAAGCCTGGGACCCGGAGTGGCTGCACATCTCCGACCTGCATTTGCACTGGTATGCCAAATCCCCGGTACGTCCCGGGCGCAAGATGGGGCACTTCAATCTGTTTACCCGCGATGCGGCATCGCTGCACGCCCGCCTGCACGAACTTACCACCCAGCTGCCCTGGTTGGCTCAGGATCTCTGA
- the purE gene encoding 5-(carboxyamino)imidazole ribonucleotide mutase has product MQQPPVAVVMGSRSDWPTMREACEVLDLFGIDWQAEVVSAHRTPERLFEFSKAAHTRGVQVIIAGAGGAAHLPGMIASMTPLPVLGVPVQSKALSGLDSLLSIVQMPRGVAVGTLAIGAAGAYNAGLLAVQILASHDPALLQKLADWKAERADEVRQTAIIDRSELDSGK; this is encoded by the coding sequence ATGCAACAGCCCCCCGTGGCGGTGGTGATGGGGTCCCGTTCCGACTGGCCCACCATGCGCGAGGCCTGCGAAGTGCTGGATCTGTTCGGTATCGACTGGCAGGCGGAGGTGGTGTCTGCGCACCGCACGCCCGAGCGCCTGTTCGAATTCAGCAAGGCCGCGCACACCCGGGGTGTTCAGGTGATCATCGCCGGTGCCGGTGGCGCCGCCCATCTGCCGGGCATGATTGCTTCCATGACGCCACTGCCGGTGCTGGGTGTGCCGGTGCAGAGCAAGGCACTGTCTGGCCTGGACAGCCTGCTGTCCATCGTGCAGATGCCCCGTGGCGTGGCCGTGGGCACCCTGGCGATCGGCGCTGCAGGCGCCTATAACGCAGGCCTGCTGGCGGTGCAGATTCTGGCGTCCCATGATCCGGCGCTGCTGCAGAAACTGGCGGACTGGAAGGCCGAGCGTGCCGATGAAGTGCGCCAGACCGCCATCATCGACCGTTCCGAACTGGACTCCGGGAAGTAA
- a CDS encoding DNA-3-methyladenine glycosylase I: protein MKSFADIHALACQRHGGEAAVRAAMPKVLTPAALARKPDAFYLSNMMRRIFRAGLSHRLVDNKWPAFEDAFFGFDPEKLVLMPDDMLDARMQDTRLIRHYGKMRAIRHNAQLVLDVAREHGSFGRFIGQWPDDRLVELWRDLSRRGKQLGGSSAPAFLRMVGRDTWYPTGDVLAGLIANGVVDRALASQRDRRAAQAAFNTWQAESGLPQAHISRTLSMTVG, encoded by the coding sequence ATGAAATCCTTTGCTGACATTCATGCCCTGGCCTGCCAGCGCCACGGCGGCGAGGCGGCGGTGCGTGCCGCCATGCCCAAGGTCCTGACGCCAGCGGCGCTGGCGCGCAAGCCGGATGCCTTCTATCTGTCCAACATGATGCGGCGCATCTTCCGCGCCGGGTTGTCGCACCGGCTGGTGGACAATAAATGGCCGGCCTTTGAAGACGCCTTCTTCGGCTTCGACCCGGAAAAGCTGGTGCTGATGCCCGACGACATGCTGGACGCGCGCATGCAGGACACCCGCCTGATCCGCCATTACGGCAAGATGCGTGCGATCCGCCACAATGCCCAGCTGGTGCTGGATGTGGCCCGCGAACATGGCAGCTTCGGGCGCTTTATCGGCCAGTGGCCGGATGATCGCCTGGTGGAGCTGTGGCGTGACCTCAGCCGCCGGGGCAAACAGCTGGGGGGCAGTTCGGCCCCGGCCTTCCTGCGCATGGTGGGCCGTGATACCTGGTACCCCACCGGCGATGTGCTGGCCGGTCTGATTGCCAATGGCGTGGTGGACCGGGCGCTGGCCAGCCAGCGTGACCGGCGTGCGGCCCAGGCGGCCTTCAACACCTGGCAGGCGGAATCCGGGCTGCCCCAGGCCCATATCAGCCGTACCCTCTCCATGACCGTGGGCTGA
- the msrB gene encoding peptide-methionine (R)-S-oxide reductase MsrB produces MADDKVRRSDDEWRATLDPETFRITRQHGTERAFTGRYWDTKTPGTYRCACCGTPLFGSSTKYDSGSGWPSFWQPLDPAVIREQRDTSLGMIRVEALCARCDAHLGHVFEDGPAPTGLRYCINSASLELDPE; encoded by the coding sequence ATGGCAGATGACAAGGTAAGGCGCTCCGACGACGAATGGCGTGCCACGCTTGATCCAGAGACTTTCCGCATTACCCGTCAGCACGGCACCGAACGCGCCTTCACCGGACGCTATTGGGACACCAAGACACCGGGCACCTATCGCTGTGCCTGTTGCGGCACGCCCTTGTTCGGGTCGTCCACCAAGTATGACTCCGGCAGTGGCTGGCCAAGCTTCTGGCAACCGCTGGACCCGGCGGTGATCCGTGAGCAGCGGGATACCAGCCTGGGGATGATCCGCGTTGAGGCGCTGTGCGCCCGCTGCGACGCGCATCTGGGGCATGTGTTCGAGGATGGCCCGGCGCCCACGGGGCTGCGCTATTGCATCAACTCGGCTTCGCTGGAGCTGGACCCTGAATGA
- a CDS encoding pyridoxal phosphate-dependent aminotransferase has protein sequence MSADQSLILKSEKLKGVCYDIRGPVMREANRMEEDGHRIIKLNIGNPAPFGFGAPDEILQDVIHNLADSTGYCHSKGLFPARKAVMHYCQEKGIDGVTIDDIILGNGVSELIVMAMQALVNNGDEILIPAPDYPLWTAAVRLSGGTPVHYLCDEQQDWQPALDDIRAKINHRTRALVIINPNNPTGANYSPAFLEELLELARQHNLIVFADEIYDKILYDGEQHTSIAAMADDLLCVTFNGLSKSYRVAGFRAGWMIISGTKHRAADFIEGLEMLASMRLCANVPAQHAIQTALGGYQSINDLVLPTGRLGKQRDLAVSLLNDIPGVSCVTPRSALYLFPRLDPNLYPIEDDEAFALDLLRQEKVLVVQGTAFNWPKPDHFRIVFLPNVDDLTESIQRIGNYLERLRK, from the coding sequence ATGAGTGCGGATCAATCCCTGATTCTCAAGTCCGAAAAGCTCAAGGGTGTATGTTACGACATCCGCGGCCCGGTGATGCGTGAAGCCAACCGCATGGAAGAAGACGGCCACCGGATCATCAAGCTGAATATCGGCAACCCGGCGCCGTTCGGTTTTGGCGCGCCGGACGAGATTCTGCAGGACGTGATTCACAATCTGGCAGACTCCACCGGCTACTGCCATTCCAAGGGGCTGTTCCCGGCACGCAAGGCGGTGATGCACTACTGCCAGGAAAAGGGCATCGACGGTGTCACCATTGATGACATCATCCTCGGCAACGGCGTCTCTGAACTGATCGTCATGGCCATGCAGGCGCTGGTCAACAACGGTGACGAGATCCTGATTCCGGCACCGGACTACCCGCTCTGGACCGCCGCCGTGCGCCTGTCCGGCGGCACCCCGGTGCATTACCTGTGCGACGAACAGCAGGACTGGCAACCGGCACTGGATGACATCCGCGCCAAGATCAACCACCGCACCCGGGCGCTGGTGATCATCAACCCGAACAACCCCACCGGCGCCAACTACAGCCCGGCGTTTCTTGAAGAACTGCTGGAGCTGGCCCGGCAGCATAACCTGATCGTGTTTGCCGACGAGATCTACGACAAGATCCTGTACGACGGCGAGCAGCACACCTCCATTGCGGCCATGGCCGATGACCTGCTGTGCGTGACCTTCAACGGCCTGTCAAAAAGCTACCGCGTGGCGGGCTTCCGGGCGGGCTGGATGATCATCTCCGGCACCAAACACCGTGCGGCAGACTTTATTGAAGGCCTGGAAATGCTGGCCTCCATGCGCCTGTGCGCCAACGTACCGGCCCAGCATGCCATCCAGACCGCCCTGGGCGGCTACCAGAGCATCAACGATCTGGTGTTGCCCACCGGGCGCCTGGGCAAGCAGCGTGATCTGGCCGTGTCCCTGCTCAACGACATCCCCGGCGTGTCCTGCGTGACGCCCCGTTCGGCGCTGTACCTGTTCCCGCGCCTGGACCCGAACCTCTACCCGATCGAGGATGATGAAGCCTTTGCCCTGGACCTGCTGCGCCAGGAGAAGGTCCTGGTTGTCCAGGGCACGGCCTTCAACTGGCCGAAGCCGGATCACTTCCGCATCGTCTTCCTGCCGAACGTGGATGACCTGACAGAATCCATCCAGCGTATCGGCAACTACCTGGAACGACTCAGAAAATAA